The Penaeus chinensis breed Huanghai No. 1 chromosome 36, ASM1920278v2, whole genome shotgun sequence genome includes a region encoding these proteins:
- the LOC125045042 gene encoding nuclear pore complex protein Nup155-like, giving the protein MHLLPEPLFSVPTDGSYILTIKGTNDGRIFMGAKDGCLYELVYQAEDGWFSRKCQKVNHSRSTISYLLPFLAFSEDDPITQVEVDDSRHILYTLSEKGTIMVYDLDADGKNTSRVVAVPHNNIMNAALQVAKTVDKSNFKNVVSLCPISTSESPHIHLVVVTGTGVRLYYTTMPLIGGLAQRPSQLTLLHVRLPPGFAANATVYRPTKVHKALYSHGTGVLCSNESNEADTVWTMSSDQYPYHPTLAESQSTHAVDGFVWALADVTPQLWCSALNPTTPQGTKPPLLVTQHQQSPRQLVLLSATGAHVLTFLRPVDQLRQMLEESGGAESNMVKEFFSAMTPTQACATALIIATDPHRPNAQVAEWATRALFLYGANPPPAPVTFTPQTPAGYNFHPTQVSTPMPGQATNTAIVQDAQFSPLHNALYLYLARILRPVWASPVAKETLVEGKPVLMSSMSAEELGFLAERVDLLAKFLLTNQGGTTPLQPLNASNTTLNITRYGGDGSERASLLALRSLLSQALEVLKLMTVLSTHNFTTITGSLQKEIREQLRTMTFRDLVLTGREVCRGLIMALLDRYHGDNASADAISERLRDICPGLYRIEDAKLAKANEIILAAKANTNKAEKEKGFKEAVALCKQIGHHVNVNGISSQLASGGAYEGVVDLCLSVASQRDPAGLALHYYKNNEPADDHQGYMAFTSRMECYRVIMDQLNQLVGAGVVPQASPTVPSRPGPPTPPPSTLPSTDATQYANQMMNLIVGSNDELSHVTLYQWLVDTNRTDRLLAITSPYLETFLTRSNGQSPLHHLLWRYYERNRDYFKAAKTLLLLAEQIGDTPVNVRVEYLSRALMCLSSCEMNTASSYSDFMLHMEEKKEVARVQLMVLDALQGEGASADVIAQVNSSLLTLTTLYEKFAEPWALWECKLAIVHCAGHSEPQLVQSIWTNLIDRELERSRVEPVETRVDSLSSKIKALARLYSANPNYFPLEHIIKECEIRSVRLRTNTSWVVTALQGCGIQVSRLINIYHKLYRSGDSVWEVERSPYHLLGVLAHLITMLVDNEATVQPPQKRALREQCLDYVAEYLTDLGASADASAGVISAHLKTCQAKLERFV; this is encoded by the exons ATGCATCTGTTGCCAGAGCCTCTGTTTTCTGTTCCCACTGATGGCTCCTACATTCTTACTATCAAGGGCACCAATGATGGCAGAATTTTCATGGGAGCCAAAGATGGGTGCCTCTATGAATTAGTCTATCAG GCAGAAGATGGTTGGTTCAGTCGTAAGTGCCAGAAAGTAAATCACTCGAGATCAACAATATCCTACCTGCTACCCTTCCTTGCCTTCTCTGAGGATGATCCAATAACTCAG GTGGAAGTAGATGACAGTCGACATATTCTGTACACCTTGAGTGAAAAGGGAACCATCATGGTGTATGATTTGGATGCAGATGGGAAGAACACATCTCGAGTGGTCGCTGTTCCTCACAATAATATCATGAATGCAGCACTACAAGTTGCCAA AACTGTTGACAAATCAAACTTTAAGAATGTTGTTAGCCTCTGTCCAATCAGTACTAGTGAATCGCCACACATTCACTTGGTTGTTGTCACAG GTACCGGTGTGAGATTATATTATACGACAATGCCTCTAATTGGTGGACTCGCTCAGAGACCATCCCAGCTGACACTCCTCCACGTGCGACTTCCGCCTGGCTTTGCAGCAAATGCTACTGTTTACCGACCAACCAAAGTGCACAAGGCACTCTATTCACATG GCACTGGTGTTTTGTGTTCCAATGAGAGTAATGAGGCAGACACTGTGTGGACAATGAGTAGTGATCAGTACCCATACCATCCAACTTTAGCAGAATCACAGAGTACTCATGCTGTTGATGGATTTGTGTGGGCTTTGGCAGATGTGACTCCCCAGCTTTGGTGCTCAGCCCTCAACCCAACAACACCCCAG GGGACGAAACCACCTCTTCTGGTAACCCAGCACCAGCAGTCTCCTCGCCAGTTGGTCTTACTTTCTGCCACAGGTGCGCATGTCCTCACATTCTTAAGACCTGTGGACCAGTTGCGGCAGATGCTAGAAGAGTCAGGAGGAGCAGAGTCCAACATGGTCAAAGAATTCTTTTCAGCAATGACACCTACACAAGCATGTGCCACAGCGCTCATTATCGCTACAGATCCTCATCGTCCAAATGCTCAG GTGGCAGAATGGGCAACTCGTGCCTTATTTTTATATGGTGCCAATCCTCCCCCTGCTCCGGTAACATTTACTCCTCAAACACCAGCAGGCTACA ATTTTCATCCAACACAAGTATCAACGCCCATGCCTGGTCAGGCTACAAACACAGCTATTGTTCAGGATGCTCAGTTTTCACCTCTGCATAATGCCCTCTACCTATACCTAGCACGAATCCTAAGACCTGTATGGGCAAGTCCAGTTGCTAAGGAAACACTAGTGGAAGGAAAACCAGTT CTGATGAGCTCAATGTCCGCTGAAGAATTAGGTTTCCTTGCCGAGAGAGTGGACCTTCTGGCCAAATTCCTCTTAACCAACCAAGGAGGAACCACTCCCCTTCAGCCCTTAAATGC GTCAAACACAACACTGAACATCACACGGTATGGAGGGGATGGGTCGGAACGTGCTTCCCTGCTGGCCTTGCGGTCACTTCTCAGTCAAGCGCTGGAGGTGCTGAAGCTCATGACAGTTCTCTCCACCCACAATTTCACCACAATTACAGGAAGCCTGCAGAAA GAAATCCGGGAACAGTTGCGGACAATGACCTTCCGTGATTTAGTTTTAACTGGCAGAGAGGTTTGCCGCGGTCTTATCATGGCTTTGCTAGACAG atatcatgGAGATAATGCCTCAGCTGATGCTATATCAGAAAGGTTGCGGGACATCTGTCCAGGACTCTACAGAATAGAAGATGCCAAACTCGCAAAGGCAAATGAAATAATCTTGGCAGCGAAGGCAAATACAAACaaagcagagaaggagaaaggtttTAAGGAAGCCGTGGCG TTGTGCAAGCAAATTGGCCATCATGTCAATGTGAATGGCATCAGCAGCCAGTTGGCCAGTGGAGGGGCCTATGAAGGAGTAGTCGACCTTTGTCTGAGCGTTGCATCCCAGAGAGACCCTGCTGGCTTAGCTCTGCATTATTACAAGAATAATGAGCCAGCAGATGACCACCAAGGCTACATGGCCTTCACATCTAG GATGGAGTGCTACCGAGTGATAATGGATCAATTAAATCAGCTAGTTGGTGCAGGTGTTGTTCCCCAGGCATCTCCAACAGTGCCCTCTCGTCCTGGCCCACCTACACCCCCACCATCTACACTGCCGTCTACAGATGCTACACAGTATGCTAATCAG ATGATGAACCTAATAGTTGGCAGCAATGATGAACTATCACATGTGACATTGTATCAGTGGTTAGTAGACACAAATCGTACCGATCGTCTCTTGGCCATAACCTCCCCATACTTGGAGACCTTCCTCACGCGATCCAATGGCCAGTCTCCTCTCCACCATCTGCTTTGGAGATAttatgaaagaaatagagattatTTCAAGGCTGCAAAAACTCTCTTGCTCCTGGCTGAACAGATTGG AGATACTCCAGTAAATGTACGAGTGGAATACTTGTCTCGAGCACTGATGTGCCTCAGTTCCTGTGAGATGAACACAGCCTCAAGCTATTCAGACTTCATGCTTCacatggaagagaagaaagaagttgCTCGTGTACAGCTTATG GTGCTAGATGCTCTCCAGGGAGAAGGGGCAAGTGCTGATGTTATTGCTCAGGTCAATTCCTCACTCCTTACTTTGACAACGTTGTATGAGAAGTTTGCTGAACCCTGGGCACTGTGGGAATGCAAACTTGCCATTGTTCACTGTGCAGGACACTCAGAACCTCAGCTTGTACAG tCAATTTGGACTAATCTCATTGACCGTGAATTGGAGAGGTCAAGAGTTGAGCCTGTGGAGACACGTGTGGATTCTTTGTCCAGCAAAATCAAAGCCCTTGCTCGTTTGTATTCTGCAAACCCTAACTACTTCCCCCTAG AACACATCATCAAGGAATGCGAGATTCGTTCAGTCCGGCTGCGCACCAATACCTCTTGGGTAGTCACGGCCTTACAAGGGTGTGGCATCCAAGTGAGCAGACTTATCAACATCTATCATAA GTTATATCGTAGTGGAGATAGTGTTTGGGAGGTGGAGCGGTCACCATACCATCTCCTTGGTGTGTTGGCACATTTGATCACAATGCTTGTTGACAATGAGGCCACTGTACAGCCTCCACAGAA gCGAGCGCTAAGGGAGCAGTGTTTGGACTATGTAGCCGAGTACTTAACTGACCTTGGAGCTTCAGCTGATGCATCTGCAGGAGTTATCTCGGCACACTTAAAGACTTGTCAGGCAAAGCTAGAACGATTTGTTTAG
- the LOC125045131 gene encoding PRKC apoptosis WT1 regulator protein-like — protein sequence MASSSVSQEDVEVDFETSSRRSRIRTARARNINPTSRPGTGEADEEGEGSDRDVGTGGGLYPGAPDHDASPKPATRLKEKRMNRPNHTNKGKQQRDRRKLREKRRSTGVVHLPSTESTGGSTGEDEELLSMTAETRRNTHYNEHLEKEKSGDHHHHSVVSGPPSLPDHKHKKSFTSHRNKSPSDLEADDEDNQDYDSLTMSDSTLSLVQPASAALPNLHSSNSLQTTRPPANGRPATPTTESVDELLESAREENRRLLGLLEERDRRISSLESRLSQLTGELSQACNDRSNLRQENNALIRAIASLTTK from the exons ATGGCATCAAGTTCAGTTAGTCAGGAAGATGTTGAGGTAGACTTTGAGACCTCATCTCGACGATCTCGCATACGAACAGCAAGGGCTCGGAATATCAACCCAACATCCCGGCCGGGTACAG GTGAAgcggatgaagaaggagagggaagtgaccGAGATGTTGGAACAGGTGGTGGGCTTTACCCTGGGGCTCCTGACCATGATGCCAGCCCAAAGCCCGCCACGAGACTCAAGGAGAAAAGGATGAACAG ACCCAATCACACCAACAAGGGAAAACAACAGCGTGACAGGCGAAAGCTACGTGAGAAAAGACGTAGTACTGGGGTAGTCCATCTGCCATCTACAGAG TCGACAGGAGGGAGCACAGGAGAGGACGAGGAACTGCTTTCAATGACAGCTGAGACCCGCAGGAACACTCATTACAACGAACACCTGGAGAAGGAGAAATCTggcgaccaccaccaccactctgtTGTCTCTGGCCCTCCCTCCTTGCCCGACCACAAGCATAAGAAGTCCTTCACAAGCCACAGAAATAAAAG CCCGAGTGATTTAGAAGCAGATGATGAAGACAACCAAGACTATGATTCTCTGACAATGAGTGACTCCACGCTGTCCCTCGTGCAGCCAGCCTCTGCAGCCTTACCAAACCTTCACTCTTCAAACAGCTTGCAGACAACTAGACCACCTGCAAATGGAAGGCCTGCAACACCAACAACAGAGAGTGTAGATGAG CTCTTGGAGAGTGCCCGTGAGGAAAATCGCCGTCTCCTGGGCCTCCTAGAAGAGCGTGACAGGCGCATCTCGTCACTTGAATCTCGACTTTCACAACTCACAGGGGAGTTAAGCCAGGCATGTAATGACCGCTCTAATTTGCGGCAGGAAAACAATGCCCTCATACGGGCGATTGCTTCACTCACCACAAAGTAA